In Venenivibrio stagnispumantis, a genomic segment contains:
- the hypD gene encoding hydrogenase formation protein HypD, which yields MNKVDFIKDFRDSKRILALSKLIKEEAKSVENINIMEVCGGHTHTIMKYGIKQLLHENINFIHGPGCPVCIMPKERIDHAIELAQDERNIVATLGDMIRVPGSKSSLQKERAKGKNIKVLYSPFDILDIALKNPDKNIIYFAIGFETTTPMTAALIERVINLNIKNIYFHINHVLVPPPIKAIMDSKDSNIDAFIGPSHVSVITGAKIYKEIVNLYNTPVVVAGFEPVDIMESILMIIKQFKKGKSTVEIQYSRAVNWEGNKKAQEMINKYLELRESFRWRGIGDIPFSALKLKKEYSYLDAENIFKDILPDTPIDDHKLCICGDILKGKAKPYDCKIFGTACKPENPVGACMVSSEGACAAYYKYSIKEV from the coding sequence ATGAATAAAGTAGATTTTATCAAAGATTTCAGGGACAGTAAAAGAATATTAGCATTATCTAAATTAATAAAAGAGGAGGCAAAATCTGTAGAAAATATAAATATTATGGAAGTTTGCGGTGGCCATACCCATACTATAATGAAATACGGCATTAAACAGCTATTACATGAAAATATAAATTTTATACATGGTCCAGGATGTCCTGTCTGCATAATGCCAAAAGAGAGAATAGACCATGCAATAGAATTAGCCCAAGATGAAAGAAATATTGTTGCAACTTTAGGGGATATGATAAGAGTACCCGGTTCAAAAAGTTCATTACAAAAAGAGAGAGCAAAAGGTAAAAATATAAAAGTTTTATACTCTCCATTTGATATATTAGATATAGCATTAAAAAATCCGGATAAAAATATAATATATTTTGCTATAGGATTTGAGACCACGACACCTATGACAGCAGCTTTAATAGAAAGAGTTATTAATTTAAATATTAAAAATATCTATTTCCATATTAACCATGTTTTGGTTCCACCACCTATTAAAGCAATAATGGATAGTAAAGATAGCAATATAGATGCATTTATAGGGCCATCCCATGTGTCTGTAATCACCGGTGCAAAAATTTATAAAGAAATAGTAAATTTATATAATACACCTGTTGTTGTAGCCGGATTTGAACCAGTTGATATTATGGAAAGTATATTGATGATAATAAAACAGTTTAAAAAAGGAAAAAGCACGGTAGAGATTCAGTATTCAAGAGCTGTTAATTGGGAAGGAAATAAAAAAGCACAAGAAATGATTAATAAATATTTAGAATTGAGAGAAAGTTTTAGATGGAGAGGCATTGGAGATATACCTTTTTCAGCATTAAAATTGAAAAAAGAGTATAGTTATTTAGATGCAGAAAATATTTTCAAAGATATTCTTCCAGATACACCAATAGATGACCATAAATTATGTATTTGTGGCGATATATTAAAAGGTAAAGCAAAACCTTATGATTGTAAAATATTTGGCACAGCATGTAAGCCGGAAAATCCGGTTGGTGCATGTATGGTATCTTCTGAGGGAGCCTGTGCTGCTTATTATAAATACAGTATAAAAGAGGTTTAA
- a CDS encoding HypC/HybG/HupF family hydrogenase formation chaperone: protein MCLSIPSKIVEILEDNFAIVDTMGVKRKVSLDLMPEEVSIGDYVLIHVGYAITKLNEEDALESIKVYEEIISKLEEEEFKNE from the coding sequence ATGTGTTTATCAATACCATCTAAAATAGTAGAAATATTAGAAGACAATTTTGCAATTGTGGATACAATGGGGGTAAAAAGAAAAGTTTCTCTTGATTTAATGCCAGAAGAAGTATCTATTGGAGATTATGTCCTTATTCATGTAGGATATGCTATAACAAAATTGAATGAAGAAGATGCCCTTGAAAGTATTAAAGTATATGAAGAGATTATAAGCAAGTTAGAAGAAGAGGAATTTAAAAATGAATAA